From the genome of Deltaproteobacteria bacterium, one region includes:
- a CDS encoding 1-acyl-sn-glycerol-3-phosphate acyltransferase, with product MQKGVVPFVIGIGLFGIGTALSTAAYVLTFGRSMDFSRRFIMRPLVNLALRVYGIRVEIDGYIWHRGPAFYLFNHHSNLDIFVIAALNLPHLRSFFSTERPKHAPMMWAARSIGAFLVPPQYRHEARVGCFRHAERELMRTAESVIASPEGSRFTGGGVAPFNKGVFHLAVRLKYPVVPLLFEIPPEANAGASYFFRPSTVRIRALDPIETQGLSELDVARVRDRAYQMYQVAMASRGIQNRNSTSTTVAERNIRSPDPCDPCDPCKPTGPTGPTDLRLIAQR from the coding sequence ATGCAAAAAGGCGTAGTTCCATTTGTTATCGGAATTGGGCTTTTTGGCATTGGCACTGCTTTGTCCACTGCAGCTTATGTACTTACGTTCGGTCGCAGCATGGATTTCAGTCGGCGCTTTATAATGCGTCCTCTGGTTAACCTAGCCTTGCGGGTGTACGGTATTCGTGTGGAAATAGATGGTTATATCTGGCACCGAGGGCCGGCATTTTATCTTTTCAACCATCACTCAAACCTCGATATTTTTGTTATTGCCGCATTGAATCTACCCCATCTGCGCAGCTTTTTTTCGACCGAAAGACCTAAGCATGCACCGATGATGTGGGCAGCTCGTTCGATTGGTGCTTTTCTAGTGCCACCGCAGTATCGACATGAAGCACGTGTCGGATGCTTCAGACACGCGGAGCGAGAGTTAATGCGCACAGCAGAATCAGTGATCGCATCGCCCGAAGGGAGCCGTTTCACTGGCGGTGGCGTGGCGCCTTTTAACAAAGGCGTATTTCACCTCGCGGTTCGCCTTAAATACCCGGTCGTTCCGCTACTTTTCGAAATCCCCCCAGAGGCCAACGCCGGTGCGTCGTATTTCTTTCGACCATCGACGGTCCGGATCAGGGCGCTTGACCCCATTGAGACCCAGGGTCTTTCAGAGCTTGATGTGGCACGGGTACGCGATCGGGCCTATCAGATGTATCAAGTAGCTATGGCTAGTAGGGGAATCCAAAATAGAAACTCAACATCGACCACCGTTGCAGAGAGAAATATCAGATCGCCTGATCCATGCGATCCATGCGATCCATGTAAGCCAACTGGTCCAACCGGTCCAACTGATCTGCGTTTGATCGCCCAAAGGTAA
- a CDS encoding CDP-archaeol synthase, producing MISSIAIGSACVLMFAAAGIIHSVWLGMPAFKRLAFPLDGGRLLGDRPIFGPNKTVAGLVVMPPATALAFCVVGILAPGVLAAAGWPTGLVTLTELGFGAGLAYMLGELPNSFIKRRLNIAAGANGKGLIGVFFRVFDQLDSVVAALLFISLTVPFDRFAWATALSIGYCVHVVFNVFLVRVGLKSSPYVAKLKGAGSASGGKAQGLAHLIANGLPVPDGLVILPSAFSPSGRLRKVVVRELRRKLVTLGDEVIVRSSACGEDSTTASFAGILSSHRSPNDIDSVLAAIYTCRESLKTARAIEYQRTHGQLGGLGIIVQAYIPPLAAGVAFTSSPVALPYDGDSSEWMLIESVAGDNAKLVDGSATPTRVAFHTQHGIKVLDGSLTIAIDKINQVIDLLRIIGQDGPRDVEWIIDAQGRPWIVQSRPITTNTPVVWSNANIAENYPSPAPPLQFSIVRAGYYHYFRKMALLIGMPRDRVQAKDHVLHDVVGLHGARLYFNLTNIYNLCTELPFAKAVCTAFDQFMGVSPDVRAEARVEEQGADLFTALKIAVLATIAWWMLPLRVARFERLADTYCRKDLPDGAVASWPVLDFLDIRFNKWWLISVGDLCTMVDSAIVSYLLKRWHLAELQADLLAGIPDLVSARPGKQIWALAEQVRRGLPIDSPEMRTRIEQFVRDYGFRCSEELMLTSPSLTAEDVTNMIRAYLSANLENPEHLEKRQSEIFARAWQRLESLGLVRRNVLRYFVRATRKAVSLRERARFQQARLYKRFGAHLVKLGAALKARDLISEADDVYFLNHDELATLVTAGRSVDVAGRRADFSAASSIIPPGHFVLAQGARFEPVFEISPLTGGQVSQFAGTPASGGRTSGSAVVTNRVREISGARSVVVTSQTDPGWAPYMPMIKGLVVERGGLLSHGAIIAREYGIPAVIGVSHATDLIADGTDIEVDGDRGIVHVRLGELDS from the coding sequence ATGATTTCAAGTATTGCCATTGGTTCCGCTTGCGTTTTAATGTTTGCCGCAGCTGGTATCATTCACAGCGTTTGGCTAGGAATGCCTGCTTTTAAGCGCTTGGCTTTTCCCCTCGACGGTGGTCGGTTGCTCGGGGATCGTCCCATCTTCGGTCCCAATAAAACGGTTGCCGGTCTGGTCGTCATGCCGCCTGCAACGGCCTTGGCATTCTGTGTCGTCGGCATCCTGGCGCCAGGGGTGCTTGCTGCTGCCGGATGGCCGACTGGCCTCGTGACATTGACAGAGCTTGGCTTCGGCGCTGGTCTTGCTTACATGCTGGGCGAGCTACCGAATTCCTTCATAAAACGGCGTCTGAATATTGCAGCCGGTGCTAATGGCAAGGGATTAATCGGCGTCTTTTTCAGGGTTTTCGACCAACTAGACTCAGTAGTTGCGGCACTTTTATTCATCTCTCTAACGGTGCCCTTCGACCGATTCGCCTGGGCGACGGCACTTAGCATCGGTTACTGCGTGCACGTTGTCTTTAATGTATTTCTGGTTAGGGTCGGGCTTAAGTCATCGCCTTATGTCGCTAAGCTCAAGGGCGCCGGCAGCGCCAGCGGCGGTAAGGCTCAAGGACTAGCACATTTGATTGCCAACGGGCTACCTGTCCCAGATGGGCTAGTTATTCTTCCCTCGGCTTTTTCGCCATCGGGCCGCCTCCGCAAGGTTGTAGTTCGTGAACTCCGCCGCAAACTTGTAACGCTAGGTGACGAGGTTATTGTCCGTAGCTCGGCCTGTGGCGAGGATTCGACTACCGCCTCTTTTGCCGGCATTTTGTCGTCGCACCGAAGCCCTAATGATATCGACTCCGTTTTGGCGGCGATCTACACTTGCCGCGAAAGTCTAAAAACGGCGCGAGCGATCGAGTATCAGCGGACTCATGGACAGCTCGGCGGCCTAGGCATCATCGTGCAAGCCTATATACCGCCACTTGCCGCCGGAGTGGCATTTACCAGCTCACCTGTGGCTTTACCTTACGACGGTGATTCATCTGAGTGGATGTTGATCGAGTCTGTGGCCGGAGATAATGCCAAACTCGTTGACGGCAGCGCTACCCCTACCAGAGTCGCCTTTCACACGCAGCACGGCATCAAAGTGTTGGATGGTTCGCTAACGATTGCGATCGATAAGATTAATCAGGTGATCGATTTACTACGCATCATTGGCCAAGACGGCCCGCGCGATGTTGAATGGATTATAGATGCGCAGGGTCGACCGTGGATTGTGCAGTCGCGGCCCATCACGACCAACACCCCGGTGGTCTGGAGCAACGCTAACATAGCGGAAAACTACCCGAGTCCCGCTCCTCCTCTGCAATTCTCCATCGTGCGCGCCGGCTACTATCATTATTTTCGTAAGATGGCTCTCTTAATTGGCATGCCACGCGATCGCGTCCAGGCTAAAGATCACGTGCTTCATGATGTTGTCGGCCTACATGGAGCTCGCTTATATTTCAATCTGACTAATATTTATAATCTCTGTACGGAATTGCCGTTTGCAAAAGCGGTATGTACCGCCTTTGATCAGTTTATGGGCGTAAGTCCCGACGTCCGTGCTGAGGCACGTGTCGAAGAGCAGGGGGCTGACCTGTTTACGGCGCTAAAAATCGCAGTGCTTGCCACCATTGCCTGGTGGATGTTGCCGCTGCGGGTAGCGCGGTTTGAGAGACTTGCAGACACGTATTGCCGTAAAGACCTTCCAGATGGCGCGGTCGCTAGTTGGCCGGTCCTTGATTTTCTTGATATTCGATTCAACAAGTGGTGGCTGATTTCGGTAGGCGACCTTTGTACCATGGTCGACTCGGCAATTGTCAGTTATCTGCTCAAAAGGTGGCATCTAGCGGAGCTTCAAGCTGACCTTCTTGCTGGAATTCCAGATTTGGTCAGTGCAAGACCCGGGAAACAAATCTGGGCACTTGCTGAGCAGGTGCGCCGCGGTCTGCCAATCGACTCGCCAGAGATGAGGACTAGGATTGAGCAATTCGTTAGAGACTATGGATTCCGTTGCTCAGAGGAGTTGATGTTGACATCTCCTAGTCTTACGGCGGAAGACGTTACGAACATGATCCGTGCCTATTTGTCTGCGAATCTTGAAAACCCGGAGCATCTTGAAAAACGGCAAAGCGAGATATTCGCTCGCGCTTGGCAGCGTCTGGAGTCCCTGGGTCTCGTACGACGCAACGTGCTCCGCTATTTTGTGCGCGCAACGCGAAAGGCCGTATCCCTTCGTGAACGTGCCAGATTCCAGCAGGCCCGGCTGTACAAACGATTTGGTGCCCATTTGGTAAAGCTCGGGGCAGCACTTAAGGCGCGTGATTTGATTTCGGAGGCAGATGATGTCTATTTTCTAAATCACGACGAACTAGCTACCTTGGTTACTGCAGGGCGATCGGTGGATGTGGCGGGTCGGCGGGCTGATTTCAGTGCGGCATCTTCGATTATTCCGCCTGGTCATTTCGTATTGGCCCAGGGCGCGCGCTTTGAACCAGTGTTCGAGATAAGCCCCCTTACCGGTGGGCAAGTTAGCCAATTCGCGGGTACTCCAGCCTCAGGCGGACGTACGTCGGGTAGCGCCGTGGTGACTAACCGAGTCAGGGAGATTTCAGGAGCACGGAGCGTTGTCGTCACCAGTCAGACTGATCCCGGTTGGGCTCCTTACATGCCTATGATTAAGGGCCTAGTTGTAGAGCGCGGCGGTCTGCTATCGCACGGCGCCATCATTGCACGGGAATACGGCATTCCCGCCGTAATCGGAGTTAGCCATGCGACCGACCTCATTGCCGACGGCACCGACATCGAAGTGGATGGCGACCGTGGTATTGTTCATGTGCGACTTGGTGAGCTGGATTCGTGA
- a CDS encoding class I SAM-dependent methyltransferase: MDFESDVKCYSCESQRAVPYMQAVDDYTGRPGTFSYVQCADCSLVYQSPRLTMAKVQDFYDDAYLSHQKKLDFGALTPVVNWALSGHDRRKAELVRRHARLGSASHVLDVGCARGTFLKHIRERYGATVTGVDFKDMRQVTDLEGIDFRLGLFYEQDFGDATFDVVTMWHFLEHCYDPVRSLTMARDHLADDGVLVLEVPDLGSLSFKLFGKHWPGVQAPQHTVLFDRRSLHGLLEKSGLRIVESLPWGSFPPFFYFYMGAAFKLNKGQGFDIRNHLPSYFAAQALTFPLFAALHKRRLAMQAVICKKA, from the coding sequence TTGGACTTCGAGAGCGACGTAAAATGCTACAGCTGTGAATCCCAGCGTGCCGTCCCCTATATGCAAGCCGTCGATGATTACACCGGGCGTCCTGGTACTTTCTCGTATGTCCAATGTGCCGACTGCAGTTTGGTTTATCAAAGTCCGCGCTTGACTATGGCGAAGGTCCAGGATTTTTACGACGACGCCTATTTATCTCATCAGAAGAAGCTAGACTTTGGCGCGCTTACACCCGTTGTTAATTGGGCATTGTCTGGTCACGATCGGCGGAAAGCTGAGCTCGTTAGGCGGCATGCACGGCTCGGTAGCGCAAGCCACGTCCTCGATGTTGGTTGTGCCCGCGGTACTTTTCTTAAGCACATCCGCGAGCGCTATGGCGCGACCGTCACCGGTGTCGACTTCAAAGATATGCGCCAAGTGACAGATCTTGAAGGCATCGATTTTCGGCTGGGACTTTTTTACGAACAGGATTTTGGCGACGCGACTTTTGATGTCGTTACGATGTGGCACTTCCTCGAGCACTGCTACGATCCTGTCCGGTCTTTGACGATGGCCCGTGACCACTTGGCAGATGATGGTGTGCTCGTGCTTGAAGTGCCTGATCTCGGTAGTCTCAGTTTCAAGCTCTTTGGCAAACATTGGCCTGGCGTACAGGCGCCGCAGCATACGGTGCTTTTTGACCGTCGCAGCTTGCACGGCTTACTGGAGAAGAGTGGTCTCCGCATTGTCGAATCCCTCCCGTGGGGATCATTCCCGCCCTTTTTCTACTTTTATATGGGGGCAGCGTTTAAATTAAACAAAGGACAGGGTTTTGACATCCGTAATCATCTGCCCTCTTATTTCGCTGCGCAGGCCTTGACGTTTCCTCTATTCGCAGCGTTGCATAAGCGGCGTCTGGCAATGCAGGCAGTGATATGCAAAAAGGCGTAG